In the Topomyia yanbarensis strain Yona2022 chromosome 3, ASM3024719v1, whole genome shotgun sequence genome, one interval contains:
- the LOC131688282 gene encoding jerky protein homolog-like produces the protein MQAKKLFSQIYGKGLFLGSRGYILKFIKRHNIRFLKITGEKLSNDIASVDAYVNKFSTVIRQKALNAAQIFNADESGLYYKCTPSSTFVAHDETSAPGRKVNKERVTFMPCSNADGSFKLPLMLIGKSKKPRVLKNVHELPVYYVSSKNAWMTRALFKDWFFQQFVPKVKVFLQSTNLPLKAILVLDNCSAHCNCDELKTSDGAFSTILLPPNTTAVLQPMDQNIIQMVKANYRQKLMRDILGRQGEFDENVKRINLKDAIFWVAEAWDAVPAESIAKSWNLLYREPEFDNEDNLPLSVIKDRLLSIQRKIEEHENIIEDENAEFDVMSDADIVNAVLNPDKDFYDAANTTLDETADTSAVPVSDYEENSHAVSDESALNSMDTIITWAEENRMSIETQFYLPAKPTSPDQEATNMNSTTIAFNVSKPTTSNNNNEA, from the exons ATGCAAGCTAAAAAGTTATTCAGTCAAATATACGGTAAGGGATTGTTCCTGGGCAGTCGAGGTTACATCCTTAAATTTATTAAACGACATAACATTCGTTTTCTTAAAATAACCGGCGAAAAATTGTCAAACGACATTGCCAGTGTTGATGCTTATGTCAACAAATTTTCCACCGTAATTCGACAGAAAGCTCTGAATGCTGCACAGATCTTTAATGCAGACGAAAGTGGTTTATACTATAAATGTACGCCATCATCCACGTTTGTTGCACATGACGAAACTTCAGCACCCGGAAGAAAAGTGAATAAAGAACGCGTTACTTTCATGCCTTGTAGCAATGCTGACGGTTCATTCAAGCTGCCTCTAATGCTTATCGGCAAATCAAAAAAACCAAGAGTTTTGAAGAATGTCCACGAACTACCCGTGTATTACGTTTCATCTAAAAATGCTTGGATGACTCGTGCACTGTTTAAAGACTGGTTTTTCCAACAGTTTGTTCCGAAGGTGAAAGTTTTTCTGCAATCGACCAATCTACCACTCAAGGCGATATTAGTTCTAGATAACTGTTCGGCACATTGCAATTGTGATGAATTGAAAACGTCGGACGGCGCTTTTTCAACAATCCTCTTACCTCCTAATACAACCGCCGTATTGCAACCCATGGATCAGAACATCATTCAAATGGTGAAGGCAAACTACCGCCAAAAGTTGATGAGAGATATTCTTGGTCGCCAAGGAGAGTTTGACGAAAACGTAAAACGCATAAATTTAAAAGACGCTATATTCTGGGTGGCAGAGGCATGGGATGCAGTACCGGCTGAATCGATTGCTAAATCGTGGAACTTGTTGTACAGAGAACCCGAATTCGATAACGAAGACAACTTACCGCTATCGGTTATTAAAGATCGCCTATTATCGATTCAACGTAAGATTGAAGAGCATGAAAATATAATTGAAGATGAAAATGCAGAATTCGACGTCATGAGTGATGCTGACATTGTTAACGCTGTGCTTAATCCCGATAAAGACTTTTACGATGCTGCAAATACAACTTTGGACGAAACCGCAGATACTTCAGCAGTTCCAGTAAGTGATTACGAAGAGAATTCACACGCAGTTTCAGATGAGTCGGCACTGAACAGTATGGACACTATTATTACATGGGCAGAAGAAAACCGAATGTCGATAGAGACACAGTTTTATCTAC ctgcaaaaccaacatctccggATCAAGAAGCAACAAACATGAATTCTACAACGATCGCGtttaatgtctctaagccaacaaccagcaacaacaacaatgaaGCGTAA
- the LOC131692504 gene encoding vacuolar protein sorting-associated protein 29, which translates to MLVLVLGDLHIPQRCSSLPAKFKKLLVPGRIHHILCTGNLCSKESFDYLKTLANDVHIVRGDFDENMNYPEQKVVTVGQFRVGLTHGHQVVPWGDPEALALIQRQLDVDILISGHTHKFEAYEHENKFYINPGSATGSYSALDSAVIPSFVLMDIQSTTVVTYVYQLVGDDVKVERIEYKKN; encoded by the coding sequence ATGTTGGTGCTAGTGCTAGGCGATCTTCACATTCCGCAGCGATGCAGCAGCCTACCGGCCAAATTCAAGAAGCTGCTGGTCCCGGGTCGGATCCATCACATTCTCTGCACCGGGAATCTGTGCAGCAAGGAGTCGTTTGATTACCTGAAAACACTGGCCAACGATGTGCACATCGTACGGGGTGATTTCGATGAAAATATGAACTATCCCGAGCAGAAAGTGGTCACGGTTGGGCAGTTCCGCGTTGGCCTAACTCACGGGCATCAGGTAGTTCCTTGGGGTGATCCTGAGGCGCTGGCACTGATTCAGCGTCAGTTAGATGTGGATATCCTGATTTCCGGACATACGCACAAATTTGAGGCGTATGAGCATGAGAACAAGTTTTACATCAATCCAGGCTCGGCAACCGGGTCGTACTCGGCACTTGATTCTGCCGTTATTCCGTCTTTTGTGCTGATGGATATCCAGAGCACAACTGTGGTGACGTACGTGTATCAGTTGGTTGGCGACGACGTCAAGGTAGAACGAATTGAGTATAAGAAAAATTAA